The genome window TATTTCTACATTATACATGGATAGAGGGTATTTGTTTGCTCGTGCTATTCCTGTAGAAAAAAGTGTGAAAAATGATACAATCGATCTTGAAATTAAAGTTTTCGAAGGTACTCAAGCTACACTTAACAAAGTAACGATTAACGGTAATACAGAAGCTCATGATCATATTTTATACCGTGAGTTAAGAACTAAACCAGGAGATTTATTCTCTAAATCGGACATTAAACGTACGATGATGGAGTTAGCTTCTTTAGGATATTTAGAGCCAACGCAAATTGTTCCAGATATTCAACCAAATCAAGATAATAATACAGTTGATGTAGAGTGGAAAGTTGCGCCAAAATCATCTTCTCAAGTAGAATTACAAGGAGGATATGGTGCAGGGACTTTCATTGGTACATTAGGATTAACTTTCGGGAATTTCTCATTGAAGAATTTTTTCAATAAAAAAGCTTGGAAACCAATTCCAATGGGAGATGGACAACAATTATCATTAAGAGCACAAGCTGGTAACGGATATAAAAATTATAGTTTATCGTTTGTTGAACCTTGGATTGGAGGAAAACGCCCTACAGCTTTATCAACGTCTTTTTATTATTCACAATATGATTACCGCGATAATTATGGAGAAAAAGCGAAATTGGATATCTTAGGAGCTTCAGTTGGTTTAACTAAGTTGTTAACTTGGCCAGATGATTATTTCCGTTTATCAAACTCAATTTCTTATCAGTTATATAACTTCGATAATTATGCGATGTCTGTTGGTAATATGCAATATGAAAATGGTTCGTCAAACAACTTAAACTATACATTAGGTTTAACACGTAATTCAGCTGGACCAGACCCTATTTTCCCTCAATCAGGATCAGAAATTAGTTTATCGTTTACGACAACATTTCCTTATTCAGTTTTTAATAACAAAGACTATACAAACATGTCTGACGTAGAAAAATTCAAATGGTTAGAATATTATAAATTCAAAGCTAAAGCATATTTCTACAAAGAATTAACAGGTAAATTAGTTTTAAAAGCTGGTGGAGAATTTGGAGTTTTAGGAACATATAACCGTAAAATTGGAACAATTCCTTTCGAGCGTTTCTACTTAGGAGGAACAGGTCTTACACAAAATCGTTTCGATGGACGTGAGATCATTTCATTAAGAGGTTACGAAGATGCAACAAACTCTGGTGGACAAACAGGAGATATTACGCCAGAAGGAGGTGGAACAATCTATAATAAATATTCGTTAGAATTACGTTATCCAATCACAATGAGCCAAACAGCCAAAATTTATGCATTAACTTTTGCAGAAGGAGGTAACGTTTGGAACAATACAAGTGAATTTAAACCGTTTGAATTAAAACGTTCTGCAGGAGCAGGTGTTCGTATTTATATGCCAGCATTTGGTTTGTTAGGATTTGATTTTGGATACGGATTTGATAAAGGATTTGGACAAACAGAACGCTCTGGATGGCAAACTCACTTTATTATTGGACAACAATTCTAATAAATTGATT of Empedobacter falsenii contains these proteins:
- the bamA gene encoding outer membrane protein assembly factor BamA; this encodes MKKIFWTMCMLGAYMAQAQVVDSTKTIDSTQQDNFVLDYTNARTFKLKDIVVTGDSKYSKNQIIRYAGFAIGEEIELPGTKVNNAVKKLWRSNIFSDIDLYVDKIEGNEVTLELALVSVPSLGEIKINGVKKSQREDLIKQNKLNPGVKITQSLINTTNNKIKDYYTGKGYPNTTINVERQPIAGKEDEENITLNVNRGERVKIKKIIFEGNDNLTAARLRKKGMKNTKQKSINIFKSSKMIPEKFQEDLKTLVDEYKSVGFRDAKVESYNIEKVDDKNLLVKIKVNEGKPYFLGDVTFSGNSIYTSEQLQRIFGYKTGDRYDAVGINKKISGSEKDDDISTLYMDRGYLFARAIPVEKSVKNDTIDLEIKVFEGTQATLNKVTINGNTEAHDHILYRELRTKPGDLFSKSDIKRTMMELASLGYLEPTQIVPDIQPNQDNNTVDVEWKVAPKSSSQVELQGGYGAGTFIGTLGLTFGNFSLKNFFNKKAWKPIPMGDGQQLSLRAQAGNGYKNYSLSFVEPWIGGKRPTALSTSFYYSQYDYRDNYGEKAKLDILGASVGLTKLLTWPDDYFRLSNSISYQLYNFDNYAMSVGNMQYENGSSNNLNYTLGLTRNSAGPDPIFPQSGSEISLSFTTTFPYSVFNNKDYTNMSDVEKFKWLEYYKFKAKAYFYKELTGKLVLKAGGEFGVLGTYNRKIGTIPFERFYLGGTGLTQNRFDGREIISLRGYEDATNSGGQTGDITPEGGGTIYNKYSLELRYPITMSQTAKIYALTFAEGGNVWNNTSEFKPFELKRSAGAGVRIYMPAFGLLGFDFGYGFDKGFGQTERSGWQTHFIIGQQF